In a single window of the Metopolophium dirhodum isolate CAU chromosome 2, ASM1992520v1, whole genome shotgun sequence genome:
- the LOC132939596 gene encoding uncharacterized protein LOC132939596, translating to MVWQSSSRLRQHRLHMWATLVYWMSKATGVLVLTETAVGHREFMAAAASDGRWRWAGARAWNVVCLAAVAHRIAVETWPVTVQAITHLPQASCYDTVCGGVWCVYACVYYAVAWLDRVSEICALAAAVTWRQLSTVECLNSASAGCLDDDDDDDDGGIRAGRPSAFNIPWHAYLIVAFPVAQLAMAANLISITHNGVWRAVMAAVAAAASCAPVAAHGTAAALLVMANNSMRSINCQITHLLPVGRLRQVRSSGDDLDANDTNIDENCRQRDVIVQLARRHWRITGLVTGGVCGAYGVDLMTAVLLAAVRVTYVAISVFHRLTDDSDARTNMSLAVVVQLIAWFGQFAYLAYTCDDLAAQSSEMFDNLNTLLLEIFKESRLSGEPYISKMQEIEAVQEFMRQVVARKVTVHACGGLITLNLSLITTIIGVTLTYFIVLLQFESSHSSSAHNDTYT from the exons ATGGTGTGGCAGTCATCGTCCAGGCTGCGACAACACAGACTGCATATGTGGGCCACGTTGGTGTACTGGATGAGCAAGGCGACCGGGGTTTTGGTGTTAACTGAGACCGCTGTGGGTCACCGTGAGTTCATGGCGGCCGCGGCGTCAGACGGCCGATGGCGGTGGGCCGGAGCCCGTGCATGGAACGTGGTCTGCCTAGCGGCCGTGGCGCATCGCATCGCCGTGGAAACGTGGCCCGTCACGGTGCAGGCCATCACGCACCTACCACAGGCCTCGTGTTACGATACCGTGTGCGGCGGAGTGTGGTGCGTGTACGCGTGCGTGTACTACGCGGTCGCCTGGCTCGACAGAGTGTCGGAGATTTGCGCGTTGGCAGCGGCTGTCACGTGGAGACAACTGTCCACGGTGGAATGCTTGAATTCAGCCTCAGCTGGTTGcttggacgacgacgacgacgacgacgacggtggcaTCCGTGCTGGGAGACCGTCGGCGTTCAACATACCATGGCACGCGTATCTTATCGTGGCGTTTCCAGTTGCTCAGTTAGCGATGGCCGCAAACCTGATATCGATCACTCACAACGGTGTGTGGCGCGCCGTTATGGCTGCCGTGGCCGCGGCGGCCAGTTGCGCGCCCGTCGCGGCACACGGCACCGCGGCCGCCCTGCTAGTCATGGCCAACAACAGCATGCGATCCATCAACTGCCAGATAACTCATCTGTTGCCAGTTGGACGGCTACGTCAAGTCCGATCCTCCGGCGACGATCTTGACGCCAATGACACCAACATCGACGAGAACTGTCGCCAACGAGATGTCATCGTGCAGCTGGCTCGCAGACACTGGCGGATCACTGGGCTGGTGACGGGTGGCGTGTGTGGCGCTTACGGCGTAGACCTCATGACGGCCGTCCTGTTGGCTGCCGTCCGCGTCACGTACGTTGCCATATCGGTGTTCCACCGGTTGACCGACGACTCGGATGCGCGGACCAACATGTCGCTGGCTGTCGTCGTGCAATTGATAGCGTGGTTCGGCCAGTTTGCTTACTTGGCGTACACGTGCGACGATCTGGCCGCtcaa tcaAGTGAAATGTTTgacaatttaaatacattgttGTTGGAAATCTTTAAAGAAAGTCGACTATCTGGAGAACCATACATAAGTAAAATGCAAGAAATTGAAGCG GTTCAAGAGTTCATGCGTCAAGTAGTAGCACGCAAAGTCACCGTACACGCATGCGGTGGTTTAATAACGTTAAATCTATCTCTCATAACCacg atCATTGGAGTCACGTTaacgtattttattgttttattgcaaTTTGAATCGTCGCACAGTAGTAGTGCTCATAATGACACATACACATGA